The following are from one region of the Amedibacterium intestinale genome:
- the pyrE gene encoding orotate phosphoribosyltransferase — protein MNVEKKIAKNLLDIKAVSLRPNEPFTWASGIKSPIYCDNRLVLSYPEKRTAVVEGFVELIKKEYPEAEILMGTATAGISWAALVADKMELPMGYVRSSNKDHGKGNKIEGNLPKGAKVVIVEDLISTGGSVKGVVEALREAGAEVLGVVAIFTYLLPASTQLFTSINCDFKTLSNYDVLVEVAKEMDYIQESDMEKLLAWKQDPNDESWMNK, from the coding sequence ATGAATGTAGAAAAGAAAATTGCGAAAAACTTACTTGATATCAAAGCGGTATCTTTACGTCCTAATGAACCATTTACATGGGCTAGTGGAATTAAATCACCAATTTACTGCGACAATCGTCTAGTATTGTCTTACCCAGAAAAAAGAACAGCAGTAGTAGAGGGATTTGTAGAATTGATCAAAAAAGAATATCCAGAAGCTGAAATCTTAATGGGAACAGCAACTGCAGGAATTTCCTGGGCAGCTCTTGTTGCGGATAAAATGGAACTTCCTATGGGATATGTTAGAAGTTCTAACAAAGACCATGGAAAAGGAAATAAAATTGAAGGAAATTTGCCAAAAGGGGCAAAAGTTGTTATCGTAGAAGATTTGATTTCTACAGGTGGTTCTGTGAAAGGTGTAGTAGAAGCACTTCGTGAAGCTGGTGCAGAAGTGTTAGGTGTTGTTGCTATCTTTACTTATTTGTTACCTGCATCTACACAGTTATTTACATCTATCAACTGTGATTTTAAAACATTAAGCAACTATGATGTATTAGTTGAAGTAGCAAAAGAAATGGATTATATCCAGGAAAGCGATATGGAAAAACTGCTTGCTTGGAAACAGGATCCAAATGATGAATCTTGGATGAATAAATAA
- the pyrF gene encoding orotidine-5'-phosphate decarboxylase → MSRTIVALDFSKKEDVLNFLDKFDKPIYVKVGMELTYAFGFEMIREIKARGHKIFLDLKLHDIPNTVKNGMKNLAKLDVDIVNLHAAGGSAMMKAAMEGLEEGAVNGKRPLCIAVTQLTSTSQEAMNEELLIPGNVKDVVISYAKLAKESGLDGVVCSVHEAKGIHEACGNDFLTVTPGIRLAEDSKDDQKRVATPAFAKEEGCDYIVVGRSITKSEDPYKTYNEIEAIMEGK, encoded by the coding sequence ATGAGTAGAACAATTGTAGCACTTGATTTTTCTAAAAAAGAGGATGTATTAAATTTTTTAGATAAGTTTGACAAACCTATTTATGTAAAGGTAGGTATGGAATTAACGTATGCGTTTGGTTTTGAAATGATTCGTGAAATCAAAGCAAGAGGACATAAAATCTTCTTGGATTTAAAATTACATGATATTCCTAACACAGTAAAAAATGGTATGAAAAATCTTGCGAAATTAGATGTAGATATTGTAAATCTTCATGCAGCTGGTGGTAGTGCCATGATGAAAGCAGCTATGGAAGGATTAGAAGAAGGTGCAGTTAATGGAAAACGTCCTTTGTGTATCGCAGTTACACAGTTAACAAGCACATCTCAGGAAGCTATGAATGAAGAATTGTTAATTCCAGGAAATGTAAAAGATGTCGTTATTTCTTATGCAAAACTGGCAAAAGAAAGTGGACTTGACGGGGTTGTTTGCTCTGTGCATGAAGCAAAAGGAATTCATGAAGCATGTGGAAATGACTTTTTAACAGTAACACCTGGAATTCGTTTGGCAGAGGATTCAAAAGATGATCAAAAACGTGTCGCAACACCTGCATTTGCGAAAGAAGAAGGTTGTGACTATATTGTTGTAGGACGCTCTATTACAAAGAGTGAAGATCCATATAAAACATATAATGAAATTGAAGCTATCATGGAGGGAAAATAA
- a CDS encoding dihydroorotate dehydrogenase, which translates to MDISVKLPGLNLKNPIIPASGCFGFGREYAELYDLSILGGIAIKSATLEKRFGNPLPRVAETPMGMLNAIGLANPGVDVIKEKELPWLAQFDTEIMANIAGSKEEDYVEVIRRLNDSPVVKAYELNISCPNVKHGGIGLGTDPKLAAHVTRICKEAAEKPVYVKLSPNVTNIVEIAKAVEEAGADGIVMINTMMGMRLDLRTGKPVLANVTGGLSGPAIKPVAIRMVYQVAQAVNIPIIGVGGITCAEDVLEFLLAGASAVEVGMQNFVDPYCCVKIIEELPKVLEKYGYNSVKDAVGRSFR; encoded by the coding sequence ATGGATATCTCTGTGAAACTGCCAGGGTTAAACCTGAAGAATCCAATTATTCCTGCAAGTGGATGCTTTGGATTTGGTAGAGAATATGCAGAATTATATGATTTGAGTATTTTAGGTGGTATCGCAATCAAAAGTGCCACTTTGGAAAAGCGCTTTGGAAATCCACTTCCTCGTGTTGCGGAAACACCAATGGGAATGTTAAATGCGATTGGTTTGGCAAATCCAGGTGTAGACGTTATCAAAGAAAAAGAATTGCCTTGGCTGGCACAGTTTGATACCGAAATTATGGCAAATATTGCAGGTTCAAAAGAGGAAGACTATGTGGAAGTCATTCGCCGCTTAAATGATTCACCAGTCGTAAAAGCGTATGAATTAAACATCAGCTGTCCAAATGTTAAACATGGTGGTATTGGGTTGGGTACGGATCCAAAACTTGCTGCTCATGTAACACGTATTTGTAAAGAAGCGGCAGAAAAACCTGTCTATGTTAAGCTTTCTCCAAATGTAACAAACATTGTAGAAATCGCAAAAGCAGTAGAAGAAGCTGGAGCAGATGGTATCGTTATGATCAATACAATGATGGGGATGCGCTTGGATTTAAGAACAGGAAAACCAGTTCTTGCCAATGTGACAGGAGGATTAAGTGGACCTGCTATTAAGCCGGTTGCAATTCGTATGGTTTATCAGGTAGCACAGGCTGTAAATATTCCTATCATTGGTGTTGGAGGAATTACTTGTGCGGAAGATGTATTGGAATTTTTGCTTGCAGGAGCAAGTGCAGTAGAAGTAGGAATGCAAAACTTTGTAGATCCGTATTGTTGTGTTAAAATTATAGAGGAATTACCAAAAGTATTGGAAAAATATGGTTACAACAGTGTTAAAGATGCTGTGGGAAGGAGTTTTCGATAA
- a CDS encoding dihydroorotate dehydrogenase electron transfer subunit, protein MMEKKTTMQEERVKILSNTNIAKDTWRMELSADMAKDMKPGQFVNIKIDGFMLRRPISISSVEDHKFVIVYKVVGDGTKKLSMMHANHYLDVFGPLGSSYPLHEEEDEILIIGGGVGVPPLYELAKQYRRMNKKVYVVLGFNDADSVFYEEEFKALGCDVSVATMDGSYGIKGTVIDAIKEKDIKADFTCSCGPRAMLKAVEEKYTRGYMSFEARMACGIGACMACVAKDKKEENMYHRICKEGPVFPIGKVEY, encoded by the coding sequence ATGATGGAAAAGAAGACGACAATGCAGGAAGAACGTGTAAAAATTCTAAGCAATACGAATATTGCGAAAGATACATGGCGTATGGAATTGTCTGCCGATATGGCAAAAGATATGAAACCTGGACAGTTTGTGAATATTAAAATCGATGGGTTTATGTTAAGAAGACCAATAAGTATTTCCAGTGTTGAAGATCATAAATTTGTTATCGTATATAAAGTGGTAGGAGATGGAACAAAGAAATTATCAATGATGCATGCCAATCATTATCTAGATGTTTTTGGACCTTTGGGAAGCAGCTATCCACTTCATGAGGAAGAAGATGAAATCTTAATTATAGGTGGTGGAGTTGGTGTTCCTCCTTTATATGAATTAGCTAAACAGTATCGCAGGATGAACAAAAAAGTATATGTTGTACTTGGATTTAATGATGCAGACAGTGTTTTTTATGAAGAAGAATTTAAAGCATTGGGATGCGATGTAAGTGTTGCGACAATGGATGGAAGCTATGGTATAAAAGGAACGGTTATAGATGCCATTAAAGAAAAAGATATAAAAGCAGATTTTACATGCAGCTGTGGCCCTAGAGCAATGTTGAAAGCAGTAGAGGAAAAATATACAAGAGGCTACATGTCTTTTGAAGCAAGAATGGCTTGTGGAATCGGGGCATGTATGGCATGTGTTGCGAAAGATAAAAAAGAAGAAAACATGTACCATCGAATTTGTAAAGAAGGACCTGTTTTCCCAATTGGAAAGGTGGAATACTAA
- a CDS encoding dihydroorotase, which produces MQTLIQNAKILMHDNETEFMDVLVEDGKIKDIQKHIENFDKEVIDAQGKLLLPGLIDVHVHLREPGHEHKETISTGTKAAAHGGFTTIMAMPNVLPFPDNAETMKAYQKKIEQDALVHVIPYGTITKAEASKELSDMEELSKLGIHAFSDDGVGVATAAMMKQAMEACKKVDGMIVAHTEDMRYRAPKACMHEGIRNKELGLIGIPSACEYAQLKRDLDLAKEVGVRYHVCHMSAKKSVQYLKEYKAMGVDCSGEVTAHHLLLNEMAVENENHKMNPPLRSEEDRQSLIQGLLDGTIDMIANDHAPHSEEEKSRGMELSPFGIVALETAFPLLYTKFVKEEKLFTMQQLIHWMSEAPAKRFRMEHKGKIEVGYDADLILVDTDTYKTIDKREFYSKGKNTPFDGISCTGWIEKTFIMGECVYDAKKGMRK; this is translated from the coding sequence ATGCAAACACTAATTCAAAATGCAAAAATCTTGATGCATGATAATGAAACAGAGTTCATGGATGTCTTAGTGGAAGATGGTAAAATTAAAGATATCCAAAAACATATAGAAAACTTTGATAAAGAAGTAATCGATGCACAGGGGAAACTGTTACTGCCTGGACTTATTGATGTTCATGTACATTTACGTGAACCAGGACATGAACATAAAGAAACAATTTCTACTGGTACAAAAGCGGCAGCTCATGGAGGATTTACGACTATCATGGCAATGCCAAATGTTCTTCCTTTTCCAGATAATGCGGAAACGATGAAGGCTTATCAAAAAAAGATTGAACAGGATGCGCTGGTTCATGTGATTCCTTATGGAACGATTACTAAAGCAGAAGCAAGCAAAGAACTTAGCGATATGGAAGAATTATCCAAGTTAGGAATTCATGCTTTTAGTGATGATGGAGTTGGTGTTGCAACTGCTGCTATGATGAAACAGGCAATGGAAGCTTGTAAAAAAGTTGATGGCATGATTGTAGCCCATACAGAAGATATGCGTTATCGTGCACCAAAAGCATGTATGCATGAAGGAATTCGAAATAAAGAACTGGGATTAATAGGTATACCAAGTGCATGTGAATATGCACAGTTAAAAAGAGATCTGGATTTAGCAAAAGAAGTAGGTGTACGCTATCATGTGTGCCATATGAGTGCGAAAAAAAGTGTACAGTATTTAAAAGAATATAAGGCAATGGGAGTCGACTGCAGTGGAGAAGTAACTGCACATCACTTGCTGTTAAATGAAATGGCAGTAGAAAATGAAAATCATAAAATGAATCCACCTCTTAGAAGTGAAGAAGATCGACAGTCTCTGATTCAGGGGTTGCTGGATGGAACGATTGATATGATTGCCAATGATCATGCACCACATAGTGAAGAAGAGAAAAGCAGAGGTATGGAACTTTCTCCTTTTGGAATCGTTGCTTTAGAAACAGCATTTCCATTGCTGTATACAAAATTTGTAAAAGAAGAAAAGCTGTTTACAATGCAGCAGTTGATACACTGGATGAGTGAAGCACCTGCAAAACGTTTCCGTATGGAACATAAAGGAAAAATCGAAGTCGGATATGATGCAGATTTGATTTTGGTAGATACCGATACATATAAAACAATTGATAAAAGAGAATTTTATTCCAAAGGAAAAAATACACCATTTGATGGAATTTCCTGTACAGGATGGATTGAAAAAACCTTCATCATGGGAGAATGTGTGTATGATGCCAAGAAAGGGATGAGAAAATAA
- a CDS encoding aspartate carbamoyltransferase catalytic subunit — MNEHSLLRIRDLSKEEIFDILQDAMAFSCSQSDWQFPNKVLIANLFFEPSTRTHYSFASAQHQLGACVENFTAQGSSVEKGESLYDTVKTFESIGFDAVVIRHKKDEYFKELENINIPILNAGDGCGNHPTQCLLDLLTIYQEFNTFEGIKVAVIGDIKHSRVANSIKEAMDMLGGEVVFSGPAEWCEHDENYRDIDEAVAWADVVMMLRIQHERHADTMKMSKEEYLVKYGLTKERAARMKPHAIIMHPAPVNRGVEIDSDLVEAGNSRIFKQMSNGVLVRKAVIKRAMGYKPFDK; from the coding sequence ATGAATGAACATAGTTTGCTTAGAATTCGTGATTTATCTAAAGAAGAAATTTTTGATATTCTGCAGGATGCAATGGCTTTTTCCTGTTCTCAATCGGATTGGCAATTTCCTAATAAAGTGTTGATTGCTAATCTTTTTTTTGAGCCAAGCACGAGAACACATTATTCCTTTGCATCTGCACAGCATCAATTAGGTGCCTGCGTAGAAAATTTTACAGCGCAAGGAAGCAGTGTAGAAAAAGGAGAAAGTCTTTATGATACCGTAAAGACATTTGAAAGCATTGGTTTTGATGCTGTGGTTATTCGTCATAAAAAAGACGAGTATTTCAAAGAACTGGAAAATATTAACATTCCTATTTTAAACGCGGGAGATGGATGTGGAAACCATCCTACACAGTGTCTGCTGGATTTATTAACGATTTATCAGGAGTTTAATACTTTTGAAGGAATTAAGGTTGCTGTTATTGGCGATATCAAACACTCTCGTGTTGCGAATAGTATTAAAGAAGCTATGGATATGCTTGGCGGAGAAGTTGTGTTTAGCGGACCAGCTGAATGGTGTGAACATGATGAAAACTATCGTGATATTGATGAAGCCGTTGCATGGGCAGATGTTGTGATGATGCTTCGTATTCAGCATGAAAGACATGCAGATACAATGAAAATGAGCAAGGAAGAATACCTGGTAAAATATGGGTTGACAAAAGAGCGTGCAGCACGTATGAAGCCACATGCTATCATTATGCACCCAGCTCCAGTGAATCGTGGAGTAGAAATCGATTCTGATTTGGTAGAAGCGGGAAATAGTCGTATCTTTAAACAGATGAGCAATGGTGTTCTTGTAAGAAAAGCTGTAATTAAACGTGCCATGGGTTATAAACCTTTTGATAAATAG
- a CDS encoding exonuclease domain-containing protein — MLHIYVDTEFDAIKQEGRYVQSIISIGAVMLDSELVEIDRFYELVRPTGFKRLTPVVKRMTKLSDKEILSAESFSLVMKHFFLWIEQHRRKEEGILLYGFGPDDQRTLLENARRSNVKTKLFEDMKDLQKTMSKQVLWNGEVLSATLSLDDMKLAYGQKGEVDHNALSDALDLMHLHKAYLHKDEIHHEGVKQIYLRKKEKQEASMQKQKKRLIEQINKEFPQVFSSFVKVYMQDDVLDIVKEKHLFSLQIKEKGILIDKVLYPYQESQFFLHIDMKKEEAQFIIEHNKKQKYVREKLEITLLKNILCLCRTNM, encoded by the coding sequence ATGTTACATATATACGTAGATACAGAATTTGATGCAATTAAACAGGAAGGGCGTTATGTGCAGTCAATTATTAGTATTGGTGCTGTAATGCTGGATAGTGAACTGGTAGAAATAGATCGTTTTTATGAATTGGTAAGACCGACAGGTTTTAAGCGCTTGACTCCTGTTGTGAAACGAATGACAAAACTATCAGATAAAGAAATCTTAAGTGCAGAGTCATTTTCTTTGGTCATGAAACATTTCTTTTTATGGATAGAGCAGCATAGACGAAAAGAAGAAGGAATTTTATTGTATGGGTTTGGACCGGATGATCAAAGGACTTTACTGGAAAATGCACGACGCAGCAATGTAAAAACAAAACTATTTGAAGATATGAAAGATTTGCAGAAAACGATGTCTAAACAAGTACTATGGAATGGAGAGGTTTTATCTGCAACCTTGTCGTTAGATGATATGAAGCTAGCTTATGGACAAAAAGGGGAAGTGGATCATAATGCATTGAGTGATGCACTTGATTTGATGCATTTACATAAAGCGTATTTACACAAAGATGAAATCCATCATGAAGGTGTAAAACAAATATATTTGCGTAAAAAAGAAAAACAGGAAGCCTCTATGCAAAAACAGAAAAAGCGTTTGATAGAGCAGATAAATAAAGAGTTTCCACAAGTTTTTTCTTCATTTGTGAAAGTTTATATGCAGGATGATGTGTTGGATATAGTAAAAGAAAAACATTTGTTTTCGCTTCAAATAAAAGAAAAAGGAATTCTTATAGATAAAGTGTTGTATCCTTATCAGGAAAGCCAATTTTTTCTTCATATTGATATGAAAAAAGAGGAAGCACAATTCATCATTGAGCATAATAAAAAACAGAAATATGTAAGGGAAAAGTTAGAAATAACTTTGTTGAAAAATATATTGTGTCTATGCAGAACAAATATGTAA
- a CDS encoding SpaA isopeptide-forming pilin-related protein: protein MKRCFFILVIMMFTCLSIYAAESNEETSMIVYVEDKEGNVIKDTMFGIYDDEGKLLSMEKSDSQGKLYFYELEKGEFTIRLMENLSIYNMNKTEFTFHITDDNQNIVHIRLEKKRDVNIRDIVSQTIVWVVFLLGCAGSFYIYTKIK from the coding sequence ATGAAACGATGTTTTTTTATTTTAGTAATTATGATGTTTACATGTTTATCAATTTACGCAGCAGAGAGTAATGAAGAAACTTCTATGATCGTATATGTAGAAGATAAAGAAGGAAATGTTATAAAAGATACGATGTTTGGTATATATGATGATGAAGGTAAGTTGCTGTCAATGGAAAAAAGTGATTCGCAGGGAAAATTGTATTTTTATGAACTTGAAAAAGGAGAATTTACCATTCGACTGATGGAAAATTTATCAATTTATAATATGAACAAAACAGAATTTACATTTCATATAACGGATGATAATCAAAATATAGTACATATACGATTAGAGAAAAAAAGAGATGTAAATATAAGAGATATTGTTTCACAGACTATTGTATGGGTAGTATTTTTGCTGGGGTGTGCAGGAAGTTTCTATATTTATACGAAAATCAAATAA